Proteins encoded together in one Ptiloglossa arizonensis isolate GNS036 chromosome 9, iyPtiAriz1_principal, whole genome shotgun sequence window:
- the Cmb gene encoding combover isoform X4, with amino-acid sequence MVPPTDSQTQSPPRFQGTKPSNVDKMPDRSQVESRLNEIRECIRVTSTMMDSLNQSSDPRAQAQNEKLGTMLKDLHDSERKLSRLLEQYQNHGIFCENDETVDENGETSREVKLRKMEELQRKLAHLLKHQANVVGMQLRVSETLNEARQAQQALLQQENQNAVSLSQALPVNVEQLESETAKLAQLQTKKKHMDHLVAELQAIEMSDRGSCSSEGSRNVGRDKVAELKAIKLQHAYLEALLKQITRARDGPDSDSDSEPEVDINGDTVATVDACDEESGTNISFERQSDPDEISHEKIRNTTDRLTVEEIEAVTQELREQTALLQITKAEIQRLKAPLASTSTTHSNSTSVFPTSTPPPSLTTSTASDKKQDNNTSLKAQPIQGKRRQIEDLVRKDSSQSSSINRDVGGPTDVNSHRSSSSHISYTSTPANVWPPSAAIGGSNDQSVDGISTENLMDIGPQTTAIENGFNGNWWTYPPPPLNQLQQGSSEYYRQLLLGSQAQQLQMMGTTLQQCCQLLWSQQRELQAMRAAVTQLQVQLRQNQLQQRSNNCENNDEYSNLSRNVHHLGETLDSTLPPSSSLPNLVSLPNSSPALSHNAGGTSANSQQQQQQQQQLNNQVPPGNRANNYWDNFRSYSRQNLLSGSVKTMTDATSGAIANSTSSGNAISSVNSSLMKDKRNREQGADNIPLPSLSGAETQYSLNLQLQSNLQQQERENAVTRSNILSNEVSQPQVDNLSEEAHASFRLPSVINDEYLLQTLSSEVKEVLSSLISVNKKQPDYLVTVLLEIKAISEDHRLRPRLLRALRALQDMQPLSNPLNETTDQTASESCQSSDEDSEVDAVLGTGTENQSSITELIESQAGSSSSPTAHVPFIDFEIPGIHYNRFERDLPPTSLIKPGYNEDLAEADQSRPESSGNQQSLNNEEENEQGQEEAAGPVVSTQGAFDGELDTDQFNKT; translated from the exons ATGGTTCCACCTACTGATTCTCAAACTCAATCCCCTCCAAGATTTCAAGGAACAAAACCTtctaatgttgataaaatg CCTGACAGAagtcaagtagaatctcgtttaAATGAAATTAGAGAGTGTATTCGAGTTACATCAACAATGATGGATTCGCTTAATCAATCTAGTGATCCA CGTGCACAAGCTCAAAATGAGAAGTTGGGTACAATGTTGAAGGATCTTCATGACAGTGAAAGAAAACTTTCCAGACTCTTGGAGCAATATCAAAATCATGGAATATTCTGCGAG AATGATGAAACTGTGGATGAAAATGGCGAAACAAGTAGAGAAGTGAAACTACGTAAGATGGAAGAATTACAAAGGAAACTGGCACATCTATTGAAACATCAGGCTAATGTTGTTGGAATGCAATTACGTGTTTCAGAAACATTAAATGAAGCACGCCAAGCTCAACAAGCTCTTCTACAACAGGAAAATCAAAATGCAGTTAGCTTAAGCCAAGCATTACCTGTGAATGTTGAACAATTAGAATCTGAAACTGCTAAACTGGCACAACTTCAAACAAAAAAGAAGCACATGGACCATCTTGTAGCAGAATTGCAAGCTATAGAGATGTCGGATAGGGGTAGTTGT AGTTCTGAAGGTTCAAGAAATGTTGGAAGAGATAAAGTTGCTGAATTAAAAGCTATAAAATTACAACATGCTTATTTAGAAGCATTACTGAAACAAATTACAAGAGCTCGTGATGGTCCGGATTCTGATTCTGATTCTGAACCTGAAGTAGATATAAATGGTGACACTGTAGCTACTGTAGATGCATGTGATGAAGAAAGTGGAAccaatatttcgttcgaacgtcaaAGTGACCCTGATGAAATAAGTCACGAAAAAATTAGAAACACTACAGACAGACTAACGGTTGAAGAAATTGAG GCTGTTACACAAGAACTTCGAGAACAAACTGCTTTGTTACAAATAACTAAAGCAGAAATACAACGATTAAAAGCACCATTAGCTTCGACATCAACAACTCATTCTAATTCCACGTCTGTCTTTCCGACTTCAACTCCTCCTCCGTCACTTACAACATCAACCGCTTCTGATAAAAAGCAGGATAATAATACTAGTTTGAAGGCCCAGCCAATTCAAGGAAAAAGACGTCAAATCGAAGATCTTGTGCGGAAG GATTCATCTCAATCATCTAGCATCAATCGCGACGTAGGAGGACCAACTGATGTAAATAGCCACAGAAGTTCCAGTTCACATATTAGTTACACAAGTACTCCTGCTAACGTTTGGCCTCCTTCTGCAGCAATAG GAGGGTCCAATGATCAAAGTGTAGACGGCATATCTACAGAAAATTTAATGGATATAGGTCCTCAAACAACAGCGATTGAAAATGGATTCAATGGAAATTGGTGGACATATCCACCACCTCCGTTAAATCAGTTACAACAAG gttCGTCCGAATATTATCGACAATTATTGTTAGGATCACAAGCTCAACAACTTCAAATGATGGGTACAACATTACAACAATGTTGTCAATTGTTGTGGTCTCAACAACGTGAATTACAAGCTATGCGCGCAGCTGTTACACAGTTACAAGTGCAATTGAGACAAAACCAATTACAACAGCGAAGTAACAACTGTGAGAATAACGACGAATACTCTAACTTAAGTCGTAACGTTCATCATCTTGGCGAAACATTAGATTCTACATTACCACCAAGTTCATCTCTACCGAATCTGGTATCGTTACCAAATTCTTCTCCTGCATTATCCCATAATGCTGGAGGGACTTCTGCAAATtcccaacagcaacaacaacaacaacaacaattgaATAACCAAGTACCACCTGGGAACAGAGCAAACAACTATTGGGATAATTTCAGAAG ttattCCAGACAAAACTTACTCTCAGGAAGCGTAAAAACTATGACAGATGCTACTTCAGGAGCTATTGCAAATTCAACATCCTCTGGAAATGCTATATCAAGTGTTAATAGTTCTCTTAT GAAAGACAAACGTAATCGGGAACAAGGAGCTGACAATATACCTTTGCCTTCATTAAGTGGAGCAGAAACACAATATTCTTTAAATTTGCAATTACAATCAAACTTACAACAGCAAGAAAGAGAAAATGCTGTTACACGTagtaatattttatcaaatgaGGTATCTCAACCACAAGTTGATAACCTTTCAGAAGAAGCACATGCATCATTTCGTCTACCATCTGTAATAAATGACGAATACCTGCTTCAAACTTTaag CTCTGAGGTGAAGGAAGTTTTAAGTTCGCTCATTTCTGTGAATAAAAAACAACCAGATTATTTAGTTACTGTATTACTGGAAATTAAGGCTATAAGTGAAGATCATAGATTGCGACCACGTTTATTGAGAGCACTACGTGCTTTACAAGATATGCAGCCTCTAAGCAATCCATTG aatGAAACAACTGATCAAACTGCTAGTGAAAGTTGTCAGTCTAGTGATGAAGATTCTGAAGTAGATGCAGTATTAGGTACAGGGACAGAAAATCAGTCATCCATAACAGAATTAATTGAATCTCAAGCAGGAAGTTCATCGTCTCCTACTGCACATGTACCATTTATAGATTTTGAAATACCA GGAATACACTACAATCGTTTTGAACGTGATCTACCTCCAACATCTTTAATCAAACCAGGTTATAATGAAGATCTGGCAGAAGCTGATCAATCAAGACCAGAATCATCCGGTAATCAACAG TCTCTTAATAATGAAGAAGAAAATGAGCAAGGTCAAGAAGAGGCAGCTGGACCAGTAGTATCCACACAAGGAGCATTTGATGGTGAATTAGACACAGATCAATTTAATAAAACATAA